The genomic window TCGCTGGCCAAGGAAATCGGCAGCCGCGGCGTGACCGTCAACGTGGTCGCACCGGGCTTCATCGACACGGATATGACCAAGGATCTGCCCGAGGACGCCAAGGCGGCGATGCTCGGCCAGATCGCGCTGGGCCGCCTCGGCCAGCCCGCAGACATCGCCAAGGCGGTGGCGTTCCTGGCCGGTCCGTCGGCCAGTTACATCACCGGCGAAACCCTTCACGTGAACGGCGGTTTGTACATGCCGTAAGCGTGGTGTGCAGGGACTGCACCCAAGTGGTTGATCGTTGTGGCTTTTTTGTTGAAAAACACCGCCGCGACGGTTTCCACTACACTATCCCACGGCCAGCCCTGGGGGCTGGCGTCTTTTGAACCACTACTCCATCTGGAGCGATATCCAATGAGCACCATCGAAGAACGCGTCAAGAAGATTGTTGTTGAGCAGCTTGGCGTCAAGGAAGAAGAAGTCACCACCAGCGCATCGTTTGTCGATGACCTGGGTGCAGACTCGCTTGACACCGTTGAGCTGGTGATGGCGCTGGAAGAAGAGTTCGAGTGCGAAATCCCGGACGAGGAAGCCGAGAAGATCGGTACCGTCCAGGCCGCCATCGACTACGTCAAGGCACACGTCAAGGCCTGATCCAGGTCTGACAAGGCGCGGTCGGCAAGCATGTCAGCCGCGTTGCAAATCCATGGGGCCGCTGATGCGGCCCTGTGCTTTTAAGTTTCAATCCCCCCGCGTGCGGGGCCAGGAGAATCCGCAATGAGTCGTCGCGTCGTCGTTACCGGCATGGGCATGGTGTCGCCCCTAGGCAATGATCTGGCCAGCAGCTGGGAAGGCATCATCAATGGCCGCTCGGGCATTGGCCCGCTGACGAATGTCATGGACAGCTACCTGGAGCGTTTCACCACCAAGATTGCAGGTGAGGTCAGGGATTTCGACATCACCGCCGACAACCCCTTGTTCGGCAAGTATCGGGTCAGCGGCAAGGATGCCAAGAAGATGGATCCGTTCATCCATTACGGCCTGGGTGCCGCCTTCATGGCGTTGCACGACTCGGGCCTGGAAATCACCGAGGCCAATGCTGAGCGCATTGGCGCCATCGTCGGCGCCGGCATCGGCGGCCTGCTCGGCATCGAAGAGCAGACCATCGAGTTCCACGAAGGCAAGAAGATCTCGCCCTTCTACGTGCCCAAGACCATCATCAACATGCTGCCGGGCCAGCTGAGCATCATCGCCGGGCTGAAGGGCCCGTCGTTCTCGGCGGTGTCGGCCTGTGCCACGTCCAACCATTCCATCGGTACGGCGATGCGCATGATCCAGTACGGCGATGCCGACGTGATGGTCGCCGGTGGCGCCGAGCGTGGTTCCTCGCCGACCGCACTGGGCGGCTTCTGCGCGATGAAGGCCATGTCCACCCGCAACGACGAGCCGACCAAGGCCTCGCGTCCGTGGGACCAGGGCCGTGACGGCTTCGTGCTGGGCGACGGTGCCGGCATCCTGATCCTGGAAGAGTACGAGCACGCCAAGGCGCGCGGCGCCAAGATCTACTGCGAGCTGGCCGGTTTCGGCGCAAGCTCCGACGCGTACCACATGACCGCACCGAGCGAGAACGGCGAAGGCGCCGCCCGCTGCATGGTTGCGGCAATGAAGGACGCAGGCGTCACCCCGGAACAGGTGGGCTACCTCAACGCACACGGCACCTCCACGCCGCTGGGCGACTTGGGCGAGACCATGGCGATGAAGACCGCCTTCGGCGCGCATGCCTACAAGATGCTGGTCAGCTCGACCAAGTCGATGACCGGCCACCTGTTGGGTGCAGCGGGCGGCGTGGAAGCGATCTTCTCGGTGATGGCGCTGAACACCGGCATCATCCCGCCGACCATCAACCTGGAAAACCCCAGCGAAGGCTGCGACCTGGACTACGTACCGAACGTGGCCCGCAAGGCCGACGTGGACGTGGTGATGTCGAACGGCTTCGGCTTCGGCGGCACCAACGGCACGCTGGTGTTCAAGCGGATTTAAAGGCTCAGCGCTTTTGCTTGAGCCCCTCTCCCGCAAGCGGGAGAGGGGTTGGGGTGAGGGCAGAGCGAAGCGGAGCTGTTGAACAGCCTGGTTACTGAAGGCACTCATCGCTTCATTTTTTTGCCTTAAAAGCTCCCCTCATCCGCCCTTCGGGCACCTTCTCCCGCAAGCGGGAGAAGGGAGCCGCCAGCTTCCTCGACTCTTTGGCCCACGATGCACATCCTCCCCCTGCGCGCCGATATCGACCTGCTGGCGCTGCATCGGCTTGCACCGCATCGCTATCCGGTCCTGCTCGAATCCACTGCCGCCGGCAAGCAAGGCCAGTGGGACATGCTGTTGATCGCCGATGGCGGCCAGCTCCTGCTCAACGCTGACGGCAGCGTGCAGCGCGAAGACGGCAGCCCGGTGGAAGGGACGTTCCTCGCCGCGCTCGACCGCGACTGGCAGGCCCTGCAGCAGCCACGTAACCCGATGGAAGCGGACATCCCGTTCCGCGGCGGCTGGGCCTTGCTGCTCGATTACGAGCTTGCCCAGCAGGTTGAACCGATCCTGCAGTTGCCACGGCGCACGGATTGCCTGCCAACTGCCGTCGCATTGCGCTGCCCAGCAGCGGTACTGCGCGAACGCGACAGCGGCCGCTGCATCGCCATCGCCGAAGACGCCGCCGCCGACCTGCTCAGCCAGCTCCAGCACGATCAAACAGAAGCCGCATTGCTGCCGCCCTTGCCGCATTGGCATGGCCCCAGCGCCATCAGCGAAGACGCCGGCGAACGCTTCACCGACGGCGTGCACAAGATCATCGATTACCTGCATGCCGGCGACGTGTTCCAGGTGAACCTGTCGCGCCGCTGGCAGGCGCAGTTCGATACGCCGCTGGCAGCGGAAGCGCTGTACGCGCGGCTGCGCACCGCCAACCCCGCACCGTTCGCCGGCCTGTTCACCGCTGCCGGACGCGCCGTGGTCAGCTCCTCGCCGGAACGGCTGGTTTCCGTCAACGGTGATGTGGTGCAGACCCGCCCGATCGCCGGCACCCGCCCGCGCTTCGAAGGCGACGACGATGCCGCACGCATCCAGGAGCTGGTTGGTCATCCCAAGGAGCGCGCCGAGCACGTCATGCTGATCGACCTGGAGCGCAACGACCTGGGTCGCATTGCCGCGCCCGGCAGCGTCGAGGTCGATGAGCTGATGACCGTGGAGAGCTACGCCCACGTGCACCACATCGTCAGCAACGTGCGCGCGCGGCTGCGCGCCGATGTGACCCCGGGCGAAGTGATTGCGGCCACCTTCCCGGGCGGCACCATCACCGGCTGTCCCAAGGTGCGCTGCATGGAGATCATCGCCGAGCTGGAGCAGACCGCGCGCGGTGCCTACACCGGCGCCTTCGGCTGGCTGAACCGTGACGGCGACATGGACCTGAACATCCTCATCCGCACCGCCGAAGTGCAGGGCACTATCGCCAGTTTCCGTACGGGAGCCGGCATCGTGGTGGATT from Stenotrophomonas nitritireducens includes these protein-coding regions:
- the acpP gene encoding acyl carrier protein → MSTIEERVKKIVVEQLGVKEEEVTTSASFVDDLGADSLDTVELVMALEEEFECEIPDEEAEKIGTVQAAIDYVKAHVKA
- the fabF gene encoding beta-ketoacyl-ACP synthase II; the protein is MSRRVVVTGMGMVSPLGNDLASSWEGIINGRSGIGPLTNVMDSYLERFTTKIAGEVRDFDITADNPLFGKYRVSGKDAKKMDPFIHYGLGAAFMALHDSGLEITEANAERIGAIVGAGIGGLLGIEEQTIEFHEGKKISPFYVPKTIINMLPGQLSIIAGLKGPSFSAVSACATSNHSIGTAMRMIQYGDADVMVAGGAERGSSPTALGGFCAMKAMSTRNDEPTKASRPWDQGRDGFVLGDGAGILILEEYEHAKARGAKIYCELAGFGASSDAYHMTAPSENGEGAARCMVAAMKDAGVTPEQVGYLNAHGTSTPLGDLGETMAMKTAFGAHAYKMLVSSTKSMTGHLLGAAGGVEAIFSVMALNTGIIPPTINLENPSEGCDLDYVPNVARKADVDVVMSNGFGFGGTNGTLVFKRI
- a CDS encoding aminodeoxychorismate synthase component I, which gives rise to MHILPLRADIDLLALHRLAPHRYPVLLESTAAGKQGQWDMLLIADGGQLLLNADGSVQREDGSPVEGTFLAALDRDWQALQQPRNPMEADIPFRGGWALLLDYELAQQVEPILQLPRRTDCLPTAVALRCPAAVLRERDSGRCIAIAEDAAADLLSQLQHDQTEAALLPPLPHWHGPSAISEDAGERFTDGVHKIIDYLHAGDVFQVNLSRRWQAQFDTPLAAEALYARLRTANPAPFAGLFTAAGRAVVSSSPERLVSVNGDVVQTRPIAGTRPRFEGDDDAARIQELVGHPKERAEHVMLIDLERNDLGRIAAPGSVEVDELMTVESYAHVHHIVSNVRARLRADVTPGEVIAATFPGGTITGCPKVRCMEIIAELEQTARGAYTGAFGWLNRDGDMDLNILIRTAEVQGTIASFRTGAGIVVDSVADKELDETRAKARGLLRALDPQ